Part of the Rhodoferax fermentans genome, CGAGACGTACATGAACGACCAGAACACCCAAGCCCGGGCACTGGTACTGAGCCTGGGTGGCCAGAAAGCGAGGCGGCAGGGCTTTCCCGACGGGAAGGAACGTGATGTGTTCATCATCCCCCGCACTGCGGTCTAACAGGTGAGGTCCAACGGCAAACCGCCTCAATTCGGACGCTGAACCTGCATGTCAAGTAGTTGCTGCGTCATGATGCGTTTGGCCGCCTCCAGCCTTTACCCACCTGGCGTGACACCCAACAACGGCCTAAACCATTTCAATAACCATAGCTACCAGCCCTTGATTTAAAAGGGCCAGAAGCCAATTTGACGCTAAGACTTCAACGCAAACCCAACTGCATCAGTTCGGGCGACAGACCCACCCAAGGCACATCAAAACCGGGCGTGGCCCGCTGCGGTGGCAAGGGTGAGTTGCGCAGCGCCCAGGTGGCGCCGGCAATCACGCTGTCCACAATCGGCACATTCACAAAGGGCTGGATCTGCGCGGCCATGCCAGCCAGGCCGGCGCCGCCCAGGATCACGGTTTGCACACCGAGTTGGCGCACCGCGTTGAGGCAAGCCTCGGTCAGCAGCTGGCGCGCGGCCACCGGGTCGGCGGCCAGTTGGGCGCCGGTGGGTGCCACGGTGTGGATACCGGCCAGCGCCTGGGCGTGGCCCAGCGACTGCGCCAGCCGTTGCAGGATCGGCGCCCAGCGTTCACCTCCGGTGACCACCGCAAACCGGCCATGGCGCGCGGCCTCGATGAATGCTGCTTCGGCCAGGCCGGTGACTGGCACCGGGCTGCTTTCGCGCAGGGCTTGTAATCCGGGGTCGCCAAAACAGCCGATCAACACCGCGTCGGGCCGCCCCTCGGGCGCCGTCAGTGCAGC contains:
- a CDS encoding aspartate/glutamate racemase family protein gives rise to the protein MRQLLVINPNTSANVTTLLQQHVQSAVGSHVTVRSVTARFGAPYISDEASYAVAAHAALDAWAAALTAPEGRPDAVLIGCFGDPGLQALRESSPVPVTGLAEAAFIEAARHGRFAVVTGGERWAPILQRLAQSLGHAQALAGIHTVAPTGAQLAADPVAARQLLTEACLNAVRQLGVQTVILGGAGLAGMAAQIQPFVNVPIVDSVIAGATWALRNSPLPPQRATPGFDVPWVGLSPELMQLGLR